Proteins from a genomic interval of Streptomyces sp. NBC_01445:
- a CDS encoding PH domain-containing protein: METGTEGTAVPKAGAGAEEPVWTGLPRGLLKVRRLLLVLWLVPLTVAVGVLLGVFAGGVWAAFALLPLAGLLWGWPMLGRNWRSWRYAERADDLLISRGVLWREETIVPYGRMQLVEVTSGPLERKFGLASLQLHTAAAATDATIPGLTPAEAERLRDRLTELGEARSAGL; the protein is encoded by the coding sequence ATGGAAACGGGGACTGAGGGGACGGCGGTTCCGAAGGCGGGAGCCGGGGCGGAGGAGCCGGTGTGGACCGGGCTTCCCAGAGGTCTGCTGAAGGTGCGCAGGCTGCTGCTCGTGCTGTGGCTGGTGCCGCTGACGGTGGCGGTGGGGGTGCTGCTCGGGGTGTTCGCCGGCGGCGTGTGGGCGGCGTTCGCGCTGCTGCCGCTCGCCGGACTGCTGTGGGGATGGCCGATGCTCGGGCGCAACTGGCGTTCGTGGCGCTACGCCGAGCGCGCCGACGACCTGCTGATCAGCCGGGGCGTCCTGTGGCGTGAGGAAACGATCGTGCCGTACGGGCGCATGCAGCTCGTCGAGGTCACGTCCGGGCCGCTCGAGCGGAAGTTCGGACTCGCGAGCCTTCAGCTGCACACGGCGGCCGCGGCAACCGACGCCACGATCCCCGGCCTGACGCCCGCCGAGGCCGAGCGCCTGCGCGACCGGCTCACCGAACTCGGCGAGGCCCGATCGGCGGGGCTGTGA
- a CDS encoding PH domain-containing protein, which translates to MTAPDVHADVRDQDATAEAPERRLHPVTPLRRAWAPVAIVLGWAVHDLNEAQRRLAQLTATTLLIGIAVLIPAAALYGFLTWWFTHFSVTDTELRIRTGLLFRRTAHIRLDRIQAVDVTQPLLARFAGVAKLKLDVVGADKKDELAYLGEREARELRAELLARAAGFAPETVRDVGEAPAEQILHVPPRMLAVALLLTGGPWAMLLAAFVVPTLLWFATHNLWTVLAVAIPLVGGAGTNSVGRFIKEYDWTVGESPDGLRIDHGLLDRDHETVPPGRVQTVRIVEPLLWRRRGWVRVELAVAGSSNSVLVPVAPREVAQGVVERVLPGVTVPGAEAFTRPPKRSAWCMPVWWRGNGLATTDAVFASRHGLVRRRLALVPHAKVQSVRLTQGPWERFRGVADVHVDTGADKTVTARLRDAGEAAELLRSQADRSRTGRKVARPDRWMAS; encoded by the coding sequence GTGACGGCCCCGGACGTCCACGCGGACGTGCGGGACCAGGACGCGACCGCCGAGGCGCCGGAGCGGCGCCTGCACCCGGTCACCCCGCTGCGCCGCGCCTGGGCGCCCGTCGCGATCGTCCTCGGCTGGGCGGTCCATGACCTGAACGAGGCGCAGCGCCGGCTCGCCCAGCTCACCGCGACCACCCTCCTCATCGGCATCGCCGTACTGATCCCGGCCGCCGCCCTCTACGGGTTCCTGACCTGGTGGTTCACGCACTTCTCCGTCACGGACACCGAACTGCGCATCCGTACGGGCCTGTTGTTCCGCCGCACCGCCCACATCCGGCTCGACCGGATCCAGGCCGTGGACGTCACCCAGCCGCTGCTCGCCCGCTTCGCGGGCGTCGCCAAGCTCAAACTGGACGTCGTCGGCGCGGACAAGAAGGACGAACTCGCCTATCTCGGTGAGCGGGAGGCCCGCGAGCTGCGCGCCGAACTGCTCGCCCGCGCCGCCGGGTTCGCGCCCGAGACCGTGCGGGACGTCGGCGAGGCACCCGCCGAGCAGATCCTGCACGTGCCGCCCCGCATGCTCGCCGTCGCGCTCCTGCTCACCGGCGGGCCCTGGGCGATGCTGCTCGCCGCGTTCGTCGTGCCGACCCTGCTGTGGTTCGCCACCCACAACCTGTGGACGGTGCTCGCGGTGGCCATCCCGCTCGTGGGCGGCGCGGGCACGAACAGCGTGGGCCGCTTCATCAAGGAGTACGACTGGACGGTGGGCGAGTCGCCGGACGGCCTGCGCATCGACCACGGTCTCCTCGACCGCGACCACGAGACGGTGCCGCCGGGGCGGGTGCAGACCGTTCGGATCGTGGAGCCCCTTCTGTGGCGGCGGCGCGGCTGGGTGCGTGTGGAGCTGGCCGTGGCCGGCTCGTCGAACTCCGTGCTCGTGCCGGTCGCGCCGCGCGAGGTCGCCCAGGGCGTGGTGGAGCGGGTGCTTCCGGGGGTGACGGTGCCCGGTGCGGAGGCGTTCACCCGGCCGCCGAAGCGCTCGGCGTGGTGCATGCCGGTGTGGTGGCGGGGCAACGGGCTCGCGACGACCGACGCCGTGTTCGCGTCCCGGCACGGACTGGTGCGGCGGCGGCTCGCGCTGGTGCCGCACGCGAAGGTGCAGAGTGTGCGGCTCACACAAGGGCCCTGGGAGCGGTTCCGGGGCGTGGCCGACGTCCATGTGGACACGGGCGCCGACAAGACGGTGACGGCCCGGCTGCGGGACGCCGGGGAGGCGGCGGAACTCCTGCGCTCCCAGGCCGACCGCTCACGCACGGGACGGAAGGTGGCACGACCGGACCGCTGGATGGCTTCGTGA
- a CDS encoding ABC transporter substrate-binding protein, which translates to MNSRTRRIAVAAVAVGALTTGLTACGGGSLEGGKSDKAGSDSAGSGKKGTVVVGAAGFTESKVMAELYKQVLADAGYSASVKTVENREIYEPQLAKGAIDVVPEYAATLAEFLNLKKNGADAKPVASSDLDATVTALRGLAGPEGLTVLDAGEAVDQNAFAVSADYAKQHSLKTLSDLGKSGQKVKIAAGDECEKRPFCAPGLEKTYGIKISGIDPKGVGTTQAKQAVKNGEDQLVLTTTTDATLKNFGLVLLEDDKKLQNADNIVPVVNTKDAGDKEIAAALGKLTKTLTTDDLVELNRKVDAERQKEADVAKEYLQSKGLLKN; encoded by the coding sequence ATGAACAGCAGAACGCGACGGATCGCCGTGGCGGCGGTCGCCGTCGGCGCGCTCACCACCGGACTCACCGCGTGCGGCGGGGGCAGCCTGGAGGGCGGCAAGAGCGACAAGGCCGGCTCCGACTCGGCGGGGAGCGGCAAGAAGGGCACGGTCGTCGTCGGCGCCGCCGGGTTCACCGAGTCGAAGGTGATGGCGGAGCTCTACAAGCAGGTTCTCGCCGACGCCGGATACTCCGCCTCGGTCAAGACCGTCGAGAACCGCGAGATCTACGAGCCCCAGCTCGCCAAGGGCGCGATCGATGTCGTTCCCGAATACGCGGCGACGCTCGCGGAATTCCTCAATCTCAAGAAGAACGGCGCGGACGCCAAGCCCGTCGCCTCAAGTGATCTTGATGCGACGGTCACCGCGCTGCGCGGACTCGCCGGGCCTGAGGGACTGACCGTGCTGGACGCCGGAGAGGCCGTCGACCAGAACGCCTTCGCGGTGAGCGCGGATTACGCGAAGCAGCACAGCCTCAAGACCCTTTCGGACCTCGGCAAGTCCGGCCAGAAGGTCAAGATCGCGGCCGGTGACGAATGCGAGAAGCGGCCCTTCTGCGCCCCGGGTCTCGAGAAGACGTACGGCATCAAGATCAGCGGGATCGACCCCAAGGGCGTCGGCACCACGCAGGCCAAGCAGGCCGTCAAGAACGGTGAGGACCAGCTGGTCCTGACGACCACCACGGACGCCACGCTGAAGAACTTCGGCCTGGTGCTCCTGGAGGACGACAAGAAGCTCCAGAACGCGGACAACATCGTTCCGGTCGTGAACACCAAGGACGCGGGCGACAAGGAGATAGCCGCCGCACTCGGGAAGCTGACCAAGACGCTGACGACCGACGATCTCGTCGAGCTCAACCGGAAGGTCGACGCGGAGCGCCAGAAGGAAGCCGATGTGGCCAAGGAGTATCTCCAGTCGAAGGGCCTCCTGAAGAACTGA
- a CDS encoding ABC transporter permease: MSAISGAYDWLTTGSNWQGDKGVWHRLAEHLYFSGVTLAVSCLIALPLALWLGHIGKGGGLAVNISNAGRAVPTLAVLVLLTLTPLGRHGDLPTFIALVLFAVPPLLTNAYIGMREVDRAVVEAARGMGMSGGQVFRRVELPLAYPMVMTGIRLAAVQVIATATLAAMAGKGGLGRIITAGFNLQDTPQVVAGAVLVALLALLVEGVLAGAGRVLNPMKGRSGAAR, translated from the coding sequence ATGAGTGCGATATCGGGGGCCTACGACTGGCTGACGACGGGGTCCAACTGGCAGGGCGACAAGGGGGTGTGGCACCGCCTGGCCGAGCATCTGTACTTCAGTGGTGTCACCCTGGCCGTGTCCTGCCTGATCGCCCTGCCGCTCGCGCTGTGGCTCGGGCACATCGGCAAGGGCGGCGGCCTCGCGGTCAACATCTCGAACGCGGGCCGCGCGGTGCCCACGCTCGCGGTGCTCGTCCTGCTCACGCTGACGCCGCTGGGCCGGCACGGGGACCTGCCGACGTTCATCGCGCTCGTGCTGTTCGCGGTGCCGCCGCTGCTGACCAACGCCTACATCGGGATGCGCGAGGTCGACCGGGCCGTCGTGGAGGCGGCGCGGGGGATGGGGATGAGCGGGGGGCAGGTGTTCCGGCGCGTCGAGCTCCCGCTGGCGTACCCGATGGTCATGACCGGGATCCGGCTGGCGGCGGTGCAGGTGATCGCCACGGCGACGCTCGCCGCGATGGCGGGCAAGGGCGGGCTCGGGCGGATCATCACGGCCGGGTTCAACCTCCAGGACACCCCTCAGGTGGTCGCCGGCGCGGTCCTGGTCGCGTTGCTCGCGCTGCTCGTGGAGGGCGTCCTGGCGGGCGCGGGGCGGGTTCTGAATCCGATGAAGGGCCGCTCCGGCGCGGCGCGCTGA
- a CDS encoding ABC transporter permease encodes MSSPNCMVANEWVCGEYLRTRRQELVDAVVQHIGITAASVVIGVLIAFPLALLARRRRAFAGPVLGLTTVLYTIPSLAMFSLLLPLFGLSASLVITGLVLYTLTILVRNFLAGLQAVPDEAREAARGMGYGPVRLLWEVELPLALPAILAGVRIATVSTVALTTVGAIVDYGGLGTLIMDGLDSDFKAQVLTASVLCVLLAVAADLLLLGIQRWLTPWTRVASGTSRIRRRTDRSGSPDRPGGGSGDAERRTEKAAQAA; translated from the coding sequence GTGAGCAGTCCCAATTGCATGGTGGCCAATGAGTGGGTGTGCGGGGAATACCTGCGCACCCGCAGACAGGAGCTGGTCGACGCGGTCGTCCAGCACATCGGCATCACGGCCGCTTCCGTCGTGATCGGCGTGCTGATCGCCTTCCCACTGGCCCTCCTCGCCCGGCGCCGGCGTGCCTTCGCGGGCCCGGTGCTCGGTCTGACGACGGTTCTCTACACGATCCCGTCGCTGGCCATGTTCTCGCTGCTGCTCCCGCTGTTCGGGCTCTCCGCCTCACTCGTGATCACCGGACTCGTCCTCTACACACTGACGATCCTGGTGCGGAACTTTCTGGCGGGCCTCCAGGCCGTGCCGGACGAGGCGAGAGAAGCGGCCCGCGGCATGGGGTACGGGCCGGTCCGGCTGCTGTGGGAGGTCGAACTACCGCTGGCCCTGCCGGCGATACTCGCGGGCGTGCGGATCGCCACGGTCTCCACGGTCGCGCTGACGACGGTCGGCGCGATCGTCGACTACGGCGGCCTGGGCACGCTGATCATGGACGGGCTCGACAGCGACTTCAAGGCCCAGGTGCTCACGGCGTCCGTGCTGTGCGTGCTTCTCGCCGTGGCCGCCGATCTGCTGCTGCTCGGTATTCAGCGGTGGCTGACCCCCTGGACCCGCGTCGCGTCCGGGACGTCCCGCATACGCAGACGCACGGACCGCTCCGGCAGTCCGGACCGCCCGGGTGGCGGCTCCGGCGATGCGGAGCGACGTACGGAGAAGGCGGCGCAGGCGGCATGA
- a CDS encoding ABC transporter ATP-binding protein: MIRFEHVTKRYADGTTAVDDLSFEVNEGELVTLVGPSGCGKTTTMKMVNRLIEPSEGRIFLDGDDISVIDPVQLRRRIGYVIQQVGLFPHKTVLDNTATVPHLLGVKRAKARERAAELLDLVGLDPRTFGDRYPDQLSGGQRQRVGVARALAADPPVLLMDEPFGAVDPVVREHLQNEFLRLQQAVRKTVLFVTHDIEEAVRLGDRIAVYGQGRIEQFDTPSTVLGAPANEYVADFVGADRGLKRLSVTPIEESDLEQPPVVHLDDPLPAKLDAPWAVVLDGDNNLHGWISAEHARVQSGTVREHARRMEAWLPVGASLKQAFATMLQHDAGWIAVIDEHSEGRFLGVLTPARLHEALRRSTAADARDIPRAEVELETVTGA; this comes from the coding sequence ATGATCCGGTTCGAGCACGTCACCAAGCGCTACGCCGACGGGACAACGGCCGTCGACGACCTGTCCTTCGAGGTGAACGAGGGGGAACTCGTCACGCTCGTCGGCCCGTCGGGCTGCGGCAAGACCACCACGATGAAGATGGTCAACCGGCTCATCGAACCGAGCGAGGGTCGGATATTCCTTGACGGCGACGACATATCCGTCATCGACCCGGTCCAACTCCGGCGCCGCATCGGCTATGTGATCCAGCAGGTCGGCCTCTTCCCGCACAAGACGGTCCTCGACAACACGGCGACCGTCCCGCACCTCCTCGGCGTCAAGCGCGCCAAGGCCCGCGAACGCGCCGCCGAACTCCTCGACCTCGTCGGCCTCGACCCGCGCACCTTCGGCGACCGCTACCCCGACCAGCTCTCCGGCGGTCAGCGCCAACGCGTGGGGGTGGCGAGGGCGTTGGCGGCGGATCCGCCCGTACTCCTGATGGACGAGCCGTTCGGCGCGGTCGACCCCGTCGTGCGCGAACACCTGCAGAACGAGTTCCTGCGCCTCCAGCAGGCCGTGCGCAAGACGGTCCTGTTCGTCACGCACGACATCGAGGAGGCCGTCCGCCTCGGCGACCGGATCGCCGTGTACGGGCAGGGCAGGATCGAGCAGTTCGACACTCCGTCGACCGTCCTGGGCGCGCCCGCGAACGAGTACGTGGCCGACTTCGTCGGCGCGGACCGCGGCCTCAAGCGCCTGTCCGTCACGCCCATCGAGGAGAGCGACCTGGAACAGCCGCCGGTCGTGCATCTCGACGACCCGCTGCCGGCGAAGCTCGACGCCCCCTGGGCGGTGGTCCTCGACGGCGACAACAACCTGCACGGCTGGATCTCCGCGGAGCACGCGCGCGTGCAGAGCGGCACGGTCCGCGAGCACGCCCGCCGCATGGAGGCGTGGCTGCCCGTCGGCGCCTCCCTCAAGCAGGCTTTCGCCACGATGCTCCAGCACGACGCGGGCTGGATCGCCGTCATCGACGAGCACAGCGAGGGTCGCTTCCTCGGCGTCCTCACCCCGGCGCGGCTGCACGAGGCGCTGCGCCGCTCCACGGCGGCGGACGCCCGGGACATCCCGCGCGCGGAGGTCGAACTGGAGACGGTGACGGGGGCCTGA
- a CDS encoding alpha/beta hydrolase: protein MGLTSSKVLALAVFLAVLLFAGTVWLWPHLARRTWGSVAGRVGLLFATQLALFLSAVLAVNQAFAFYASWDDLLGREQGQGVVADFGAVGTRGPLQVLGTRVVNVPGGSRPRVGGQIQKVDIVGKRSHIATSAYVYLPPEYFKGRHKTRTFPASVVLTGYPGTAEALIKGLRYPTIAHEQAGAGAMRPMILVMMRPTVAPPRDTECVDVPNGPQTETFFARDLPRIISAHYRVNKRPGGWGIVGDSTGGYCALKLAVHHPRVYGAGAGLSAYYKSPTDPTTGDLFHGDEALERRADLMWTLGHGKPPATSLLVTTSKHGESNYGNTMRFIREVKPPTEISSIVLDSGGHNFNTWRREIPAALVWLSARITA from the coding sequence ATGGGTCTTACGAGCAGCAAGGTCCTTGCGCTTGCGGTCTTTCTGGCCGTGCTCCTCTTCGCCGGGACGGTCTGGCTGTGGCCACACCTGGCGCGCCGCACCTGGGGATCCGTCGCCGGGCGGGTGGGTCTGCTGTTCGCGACGCAGCTCGCGCTGTTCCTCTCGGCCGTACTGGCTGTCAACCAGGCGTTCGCGTTCTACGCCTCGTGGGACGACCTTCTTGGGCGGGAGCAGGGCCAGGGCGTGGTGGCCGACTTCGGAGCGGTCGGCACCCGGGGACCACTGCAGGTGCTGGGCACGCGGGTCGTGAACGTGCCGGGCGGCTCACGGCCCAGAGTCGGCGGCCAGATCCAGAAGGTCGACATCGTCGGGAAGCGCTCGCACATTGCCACCTCCGCGTACGTCTATCTGCCGCCCGAGTACTTCAAGGGCCGCCACAAGACCCGTACTTTCCCCGCCTCGGTCGTCCTGACCGGCTACCCCGGCACCGCCGAGGCGCTCATCAAGGGACTGCGCTACCCGACCATCGCCCACGAGCAGGCCGGGGCGGGCGCCATGCGGCCGATGATCCTGGTGATGATGCGCCCGACCGTGGCGCCGCCGCGGGACACGGAGTGTGTGGACGTGCCGAACGGCCCGCAGACGGAGACGTTCTTCGCCCGGGACCTGCCCCGGATCATCTCGGCGCACTACAGAGTCAACAAGAGGCCGGGCGGCTGGGGCATCGTGGGCGACTCCACGGGCGGCTACTGCGCCCTGAAGCTCGCCGTCCACCACCCCCGTGTCTACGGCGCGGGGGCGGGCCTGTCCGCGTACTACAAGTCGCCGACCGACCCCACCACGGGCGACCTGTTCCACGGCGACGAGGCGCTGGAGCGGCGCGCCGACCTGATGTGGACCCTGGGACACGGGAAGCCGCCCGCCACGTCGTTGCTGGTCACCACGAGCAAGCACGGCGAGAGCAACTACGGGAACACGATGAGGTTCATCCGCGAGGTGAAGCCGCCCACCGAGATCTCGTCGATCGTCCTGGACAGTGGCGGCCACAACTTCAACACCTGGCGCCGCGAGATCCCGGCCGCGCTGGTGTGGCTGAGCGCGCGCATCACGGCGTAG
- a CDS encoding phosphatidylglycerol lysyltransferase domain-containing protein: MSGEVPGRTRHLRRILRGPRPEAVPVLIARACVLVGLLDVAAGVFPRFRHSRMHALAEVLPGALGPFAAALAISTGVLLLLLAHGLRRHKRRAWRAAVVLLPLGALAQFAYRHSLFGVLIPLVLLTLLLRHGSEFAALPDPRSRWRALANFVLMGAGSIVIGLAIVSAHPKKLVGDPSLSDRLEHVLYGLFGMDGPVDYAGRTSWTVACSLGALGLLTALTTIYLAFRPEHPVARLTADDEARLRTLLDKHGARDSLGHFALRRDKGVVFSPSGKAAVCYRVVSGVMLASGDPVGDVEAWPGAIEQFMDEAKAHSWTPAVMGCSETGGEVWTRETGLGALELGDEAVVDTADFSLAGRAMRNVRQMVKRIERNGYETRVRRIRDLGDQELERIRRAADDWRGTDTERGFSMALGRIGDAADGDCLVATAHKADDPAGPHGDLKAVLHFVPWGTDGVSLDLMRRDRAADPGMNELLIVAALQAAPKLGITRISLNFAMFRAALARGDKIGAGPVLRAWRGLLVFLSRWFQIESLYRFNAKFRPRWEPRFVVYRSSRDLPRIGFAAMQAEGFVNLAIPRLLRRRRAGPRPCAHDAGHDGSHDDSHDGGRRGVRAV, translated from the coding sequence ATGTCAGGTGAGGTTCCCGGCAGAACACGGCACCTTCGCCGGATACTGCGCGGCCCCCGGCCCGAGGCCGTCCCCGTCCTGATCGCCCGCGCCTGCGTCCTCGTCGGACTCCTCGACGTCGCGGCGGGCGTCTTCCCGCGGTTCCGGCACAGCCGCATGCACGCGCTGGCCGAGGTCCTGCCCGGCGCCCTCGGCCCGTTCGCGGCAGCGCTCGCCATCAGTACGGGTGTCCTGCTGCTCCTCCTCGCGCACGGGCTGCGCCGCCACAAGCGGCGGGCCTGGCGCGCGGCCGTGGTGCTCCTGCCGCTCGGCGCGCTCGCGCAGTTCGCGTACCGGCACTCCCTGTTCGGCGTGCTGATCCCGCTCGTGCTGCTCACGCTGCTGCTGCGCCACGGGAGTGAGTTCGCGGCGCTGCCCGACCCGCGCAGCCGCTGGCGGGCGCTCGCGAACTTCGTGCTCATGGGCGCCGGTTCCATCGTCATCGGCCTCGCCATCGTCAGCGCCCACCCCAAGAAGCTGGTGGGCGACCCGAGCCTGTCCGACCGTCTGGAACACGTCCTGTACGGCCTGTTCGGCATGGACGGACCCGTCGACTACGCGGGCCGCACCTCCTGGACCGTGGCGTGCTCGCTCGGCGCGCTCGGCCTGCTCACCGCGCTGACGACCATCTATCTGGCGTTCCGCCCCGAACACCCGGTCGCACGCCTCACCGCGGACGACGAGGCACGGCTGCGCACCCTCCTGGACAAGCACGGCGCCCGCGACTCCCTCGGCCATTTCGCGCTCCGCCGCGACAAGGGAGTCGTCTTCTCGCCCAGCGGCAAGGCGGCCGTCTGCTACCGCGTCGTGTCGGGCGTGATGCTCGCGAGCGGCGACCCCGTCGGGGACGTGGAGGCGTGGCCCGGAGCCATCGAACAGTTCATGGACGAGGCCAAGGCCCACTCATGGACCCCCGCCGTCATGGGCTGCTCCGAGACGGGCGGCGAGGTCTGGACCCGCGAGACCGGCCTCGGCGCGCTCGAACTGGGCGACGAGGCGGTGGTGGACACCGCGGATTTCTCCCTGGCCGGGCGTGCGATGCGCAACGTACGCCAGATGGTCAAGAGGATCGAGCGCAATGGCTACGAGACCCGGGTGCGGCGCATCCGTGACCTCGGCGACCAGGAACTGGAGCGGATCCGCCGCGCCGCCGACGACTGGCGCGGCACCGACACCGAACGCGGCTTCTCCATGGCGCTCGGCCGCATCGGCGACGCGGCGGACGGCGACTGCCTGGTCGCCACAGCCCACAAGGCCGACGACCCGGCCGGCCCGCACGGCGACCTGAAGGCCGTACTCCACTTCGTTCCCTGGGGCACCGACGGCGTCTCCCTCGACCTGATGCGCCGCGACCGCGCCGCCGACCCCGGCATGAACGAACTCCTCATCGTGGCCGCCCTCCAGGCCGCCCCGAAGCTCGGCATCACGCGGATCTCGCTGAACTTCGCGATGTTCCGCGCGGCCCTCGCGCGCGGCGACAAGATCGGCGCGGGCCCGGTCCTGCGGGCCTGGCGCGGACTGCTCGTCTTCCTGTCCCGCTGGTTCCAGATCGAGTCGCTGTACCGGTTCAACGCGAAGTTCCGGCCGCGCTGGGAACCCCGCTTCGTGGTCTACCGCTCCTCGCGCGACCTGCCCCGGATCGGCTTCGCCGCCATGCAGGCGGAGGGCTTCGTGAACCTGGCCATACCGCGCCTCCTGCGACGACGCAGGGCCGGGCCCCGGCCCTGCGCCCACGACGCCGGGCACGACGGCTCGCACGACGACTCGCACGACGGAGGCCGGCGCGGGGTGCGGGCCGTCTGA
- the folP gene encoding dihydropteroate synthase: MSTSQGRRGHVTGLPEWDRCAVMGVVNVTPDSFSDGGRWFDTTAAVKHGLDLVAQGADLIDVGGESTRPGATRVDEDEELKRVIPVVRGLSSEGVAVSVDTMRASVAERSLAAGASLVNDVSGGLADPAMIPAVAAAGAPFVVMHWRGFLEGGNVKGTYEDVVSEVVAELHARVEAVIEGGIAPERIVVDPGLGFSKEASHDLKLLAHLEELRALGHPLLVAASRKRFLGHVLAGEQGAPPPARERDAATAAVSAIAAHQGAWAVRVHEVRATADAVRVARAVEGAQ; the protein is encoded by the coding sequence ATGAGCACGTCGCAGGGCCGTCGAGGCCACGTCACAGGCCTTCCCGAATGGGACCGCTGCGCGGTCATGGGAGTCGTCAATGTGACGCCCGATTCCTTCTCCGACGGCGGCCGCTGGTTCGACACGACGGCCGCCGTGAAACACGGCCTCGACCTGGTCGCACAGGGCGCCGACCTGATCGACGTCGGTGGCGAGTCGACCCGCCCCGGCGCCACCCGCGTCGACGAGGACGAGGAGCTCAAGCGCGTCATCCCCGTCGTGCGGGGCCTGTCCTCCGAGGGCGTCGCCGTGTCCGTGGACACGATGCGCGCCTCCGTGGCCGAGCGCTCCCTGGCGGCCGGTGCCTCTCTGGTCAACGACGTCAGCGGCGGCCTCGCCGACCCGGCGATGATCCCCGCCGTCGCCGCGGCGGGCGCCCCCTTCGTCGTCATGCACTGGCGCGGCTTCCTGGAGGGAGGCAACGTCAAGGGCACGTACGAGGACGTGGTCTCCGAAGTCGTCGCCGAGCTCCACGCGCGCGTGGAGGCCGTCATCGAGGGCGGCATCGCCCCTGAGCGCATCGTCGTCGACCCGGGCCTCGGCTTCTCCAAGGAGGCCTCCCACGACCTGAAGCTCCTGGCCCACCTGGAGGAGCTGCGCGCGCTCGGCCACCCCCTGCTGGTCGCCGCGTCCCGCAAGCGGTTCCTCGGCCACGTCCTGGCCGGCGAGCAGGGCGCCCCGCCCCCGGCGCGCGAGCGCGACGCCGCCACGGCCGCCGTCTCCGCCATCGCGGCCCACCAGGGCGCCTGGGCCGTCCGCGTCCACGAGGTCCGCGCGACGGCCGACGCGGTCCGTGTCGCCCGCGCCGTAGAGGGAGCCCAGTGA
- a CDS encoding nuclear transport factor 2 family protein: protein MTPPREPDEPRGAAGRRTDAEAVDSANRAFYEALERADFELLTALWLAPEDVSYSEESDEAEDTSISCVHPGWPVLTGRGEVLRSYALIMANTEYIQFFLTDVHISIVADTALITCTENILSGGPAPAEGDELGPLVGQRVVATNVFRRTRDGWKLWSHHASPVLAESETEGDDGEESDETPS from the coding sequence GTGACCCCACCGAGGGAGCCCGACGAGCCGCGCGGTGCGGCAGGCCGGCGCACCGACGCGGAGGCCGTGGACAGCGCCAACCGCGCCTTCTACGAGGCTCTGGAGCGAGCCGACTTCGAACTGCTGACGGCGCTCTGGCTCGCCCCCGAGGACGTCTCGTACAGCGAGGAGTCCGACGAGGCCGAGGACACGTCCATCAGCTGCGTGCACCCCGGCTGGCCCGTGCTCACCGGCCGCGGCGAGGTTCTGCGCTCGTACGCGCTGATCATGGCGAACACCGAGTACATCCAGTTCTTCCTCACGGATGTGCACATCAGCATCGTCGCCGACACCGCTCTGATCACCTGCACCGAGAACATCCTCAGCGGCGGCCCGGCCCCCGCGGAGGGCGACGAACTCGGCCCGCTCGTCGGCCAGCGCGTCGTCGCCACGAATGTGTTCCGTCGCACACGTGACGGCTGGAAACTGTGGTCGCACCACGCGTCGCCCGTACTGGCCGAGTCCGAGACCGAGGGCGACGACGGCGAGGAAAGCGACGAGACACCCTCCTGA
- the folB gene encoding dihydroneopterin aldolase, with protein sequence MDRVALRGLKARGHHGVFPKEREEGQTFIVDLVLGLDTRAAAADDDLAKTVHYGIVAEEVVAVVEGDPVDLIETLAERIAGTCLKHEGVLEVEVCVHKPDAPITVPFDDVTVTITRSRV encoded by the coding sequence GTGGATCGTGTCGCGCTGCGCGGCCTCAAGGCCCGCGGGCACCATGGCGTCTTCCCCAAGGAGCGCGAGGAAGGCCAGACCTTCATCGTGGACCTGGTGCTCGGACTGGACACACGCGCGGCCGCGGCCGACGACGACCTGGCGAAGACCGTGCACTACGGCATCGTGGCGGAGGAGGTCGTGGCCGTCGTCGAAGGCGATCCGGTCGATCTCATCGAGACGCTCGCCGAGCGCATCGCCGGGACGTGCCTGAAGCACGAAGGAGTCCTGGAGGTCGAGGTCTGCGTCCACAAGCCGGACGCCCCGATCACCGTCCCCTTCGACGATGTGACCGTCACCATCACCCGGAGCCGAGTATGA